From Amphiprion ocellaris isolate individual 3 ecotype Okinawa chromosome 2, ASM2253959v1, whole genome shotgun sequence, a single genomic window includes:
- the kdr gene encoding vascular endothelial growth factor receptor 2 isoform X2: MMAHGVSVIPLVGIILEIACVTAIELRFMPDPPTLNIYGVHRMNKTDNLELTCRGRQYLRWTTPPTSARFSTSDCSGSGLFCTTLTITNATVNETGQYQCSYRDLKAEDGKTAAAVYVFVHDYKVPFVPSEKEYEVVFIREGERVVIPCRGSVENLNVTLNTYPIKELHPDGKDSLWDARTGFTVPTHLISYAGVVSCQTRIGNETFKSPLYIVAVVGYKIYDLTLTPSHVRLSVGERLVLSCTAHTELNVGIEFNWTHSGGALTSVNGSPSSHAVSHKKKLWNSLELSNTLIVENVTVDHTGEFTCTASSGQMEKSASAFLKVYEKPFIDMKEPWTKVWEVNVGDQTSTLIPVKYSAYPEPSFKWLKNGLLLKDGYRIKQKSDALIIHGVTEMDAGNYTVVLSNKITEEEQRRSFQLLVNVPPHIIEKEVAVDNDAYPYGSSPTLRCTARGFPTPAHIQWQWMSKEDCPEAFMSGLSKAELQLEECTGWRDISNSTGNNHVERIMTDTDHTQKKIMSSLKIQKAQAHSLYRCMAANKVGVDSRIIFFHVTRGLEVSMSPSNEPLEEDHVVLRCKADRLIYGNLAWFRVTNVSESEQVASVQPCRSLTLQRRPMPQAVMSTLQGTNVTLELSLPNASRQDEGLYACQVVNIKTKEKTCLLRRVSLKDLEAARIQNNFTDQKVNVSATITLLCEAAGTPNPTVVWTKNNHTVVEGSGVILGQHNHSLTIQRVKKEDSGLYTCTACNSRGCDSSQAYLTTEGAEEKTNVELIVPIGSVVIAMFFWLLIVFVIRGRKRPSGGDLKTGYLSMILDSEDMPMDEQCERLTYDANKWEFPRDRLKLGEPLGRGAFGQVVEAAAFGIEKATTCTTVAVKMLKEGATSSEYRALMSELKILIHIGHHLNVVNLLGACTKPGGPLMVIVEYCKHGNLSSYLKSKRGEYSPYKCFYCGEQRKRVDSQRWTSAEEDVAEGDLGLGKVAQLDICTGTAVCSSNADKASGCSVDTHEESTDDDHLTMEDLISYSFQVAKGMEFLSSRKCIHRDLAARNILLSENNVVKICDFGLARDVYKDPDYVRKGDARLPLKWMAPETIFDRVYTTQSDVWSFGVLLWEIFSLGASPYPGVCIDESFCRRLKEGTRMRPPEYATTEIYQTMLDCWLDRPTDRPTFAELVEHLGNLLQASAQQDGKDYIPLTAGEAEGSPVALDPRSPYSVPQSAEILEAQLHYDNPPSLGLSQQSKRCSRPLSVKTFEDIPVAHSSVMEGHTDSGMGFSPEEAKGLNQQLPNTPNFSQLLRCKSKESLASESSNQTSGYQSGYHSDDTDTPIYANEEVIMKHNLLKKPPLPKTPDKFNMEIRYSTPPV; encoded by the exons ATGATGGCGCACGGAGTTTCCGTCATTCCACTGGTTGGCATTATTCTGGAAATCGCTTGTGTTACTG CCATCGAACTGCGGTTTATGCCAGATCCACCGACGCTCAACATCTATGGCGTCCATCGGATGAACAAAACTGACAACCTTGAGCTGACATGCAG AGGTCGCCAGTACCTGAGGTGGACGACTCCTCCAACAAGCGCTCGCTTCTCCACTAGTGACTGCAGTGGATCAGGACTCTTCTGCACAACACTGACCATCACCAATGCAACTGTCAATGAGACCGGACAGTATCAGTGTTCCTACAGAGACCTAAAAGCTGAAGATGGCAAGACTGCAGCAGCGGTTTATGTCTTTGTCCATG ATTATAAGGTGCCGTTTGTGCCTTCAGAGAAGGAATATGAGGTGGTGTTCATCCGTGAAGGAGAGCGGGTGGTGATACCGTGCCGAGGCTCGGTTGAGAATCTCAACGTCACACTCAACACT TATCCAATTAAGGAACTTCATCCTGATGGGAAGGACTCTCTGTGGGACGCCAGGACAGGCTTCACTGTTCCTACACATCTGATCAGCTACGCCGGCGTCGTGTCCTGCCAGACTCGCATCGGAAACGAGACTTTTAAGTCCCCGCTCTACATCGTTGCTGTTGTTG GATACAAGATTTATGACCTCACCCTGACCCCCTCGCATGTGAGGCTGTCTGTGGGGGAGCGGCTGGTGCTGAGCTGCACTGCCCACACCGAGCTCAACGTGGGCATCGAATTCAACTGGACGCACTCTGGTGGAGCTCTG ACTTCGGTCAACGGTTCGCCGTCGTCTCACGCCGTCTCCCACAAGAAGAAGCTGTGGAACTCTCTGGAGCTGTCCAACACGCTCATCGTGGAGAACGTGACGGTGGATCACACTGGAGAATTCACCTGCACAGCCTCCAGCGGCCAGATGGAGAAAAGCGCCTCAGCGTTTCTTAAAGTTTATG AAAAGCCTTTTATTGATATGAAGGAGCCGTGGACGAAGGTGTGGGAAGTAAACGTGGGAGATCAAACATCTACGCTGATCCCTGTCAAGTACTCGGCCTACCCCGAACCCAGCTTCAAATG GTTAAAAAACGGCCTCCTACTGAAGGACGGCTACAGAATAAAGCAGAAAAGCGACGCTCTCATCATCCACGGAGTCACAGAAATGGATGCTGGGAATTACACGGTGGTCCTGAGCAATAAGATCACTGAAGAAGAGCAGAGACGCTCTTTCCAGCTGCTAGTTAACG TTCCTCCTCACATCATTGAGAAGGAGGTGGCAGTGGACAACGATGCGTATCCGTATGGCAGCAGCCCCACCCTGAGGTGCACCGCCCGTGGATTTCCCACTCCTGCACACATCCAGTGGCAGTGGATGTCCAAGGAGGACTGTCCAGAGGCCTTCAT GTCTGGACTGTCTAAGGCTGAGTTACAGCTGGAGGAGTGCACAGGTTGGAGAGACATCAGCAACAGCACCGGAAACAACCACGTAGAGCGAATTATGACTGACACAGATCACACGCAAAAG AAAATCATGAGCTCTCTGAAGATTCAGAAAGCCCAGGCTCATTCCCTCTACAGATGCATGGCTGCCAACAAAGTAGGAGTGGATTCACGCATCATCTTTTTTCATGTCACAC GCGGCCTTGAGGTGAGCATGTCTCCATCCAACGAGCCCCTGGAGGAGGACCACGTGGTTCTGCGGTGTAAAGCAGACCGGCTGATCTACGGTAACCTCGCCTGGTTCCGCGTCACCAACGTGTCCGAGTCGGAGCAGGTTGCGTCGGTGCAGCCGTGTCGCTCGTTGACTCTGCAGCGAAGGCCGATGCCGCAGGCCGTGATGTCGACCCTGCAGGGAACCAACGTGACCCTGGAGCTGTCGCTGCCCAACGCTTCCCGCCAGGATGAGGGTCTGTACGCATGTCAGGTGGTGAACATCAAGACAAAGGAGAAAACCTGCCTGCTGCGTCGTGTTTCTCTCAAAG ATCTCGAGGCTGCAAGGATTCAGAACAACTTCACCGACCAAAAAGTCAATGTGAGCGCGACGATCACCCTCCTCTGCGAGGCTGCTGGGACGCCGAACCCGACGGTGGTGTGgaccaaaaacaaccacacTGTGGTGGAGGGCTCAG GTGTGATTCTAGGCCAGCACAACCACAGTCTGACGATTCAGCGCGTGAAGAAGGAGGATAGTGGTCTGTACACCTGCACTGCATGTAACAGCCGAGGCTGCGACTCCTCACAGGCCTACCTGACAACTGAAG gtgCAGAGGAGAAGACTAATGTGGAGCTGATTGTTCCCATTGGGTCAGTGGTCATCGCTATGTTTTTCTGGTTACTGATCGTCTTTGTCATCCGTGGAAGAAAGAGA CCCAGTGGAGGGGATCTGAAGACGGGCTACCTGTCCATGATCCTCGACTCGGAGGACATGCCCATGGACGAGCAGTGTGAAAGGCTCACGTATGATGCCAACAAATGGGAGTTTCCTCGGGACAGACTGAAGCTCG GTGAGCCGCTGGGACGAGGAGCGTTCGGCCAGGTGGTGGAAGCAGCAGCGTTTGGCATCGAGAAAGCCACCACGTGCACAACTGTTGCAGTCAAGATGCTTAAGG AGGGAGCCACATCTAGCGAATACCGGGCCTTGATGTCAGAGCtgaaaattctcatccacatcggACATCACCTCAATGTGGTCAACCTGCTGGGAGCCTGTACGAAGCCTGGAG GACCTCTGATGGTGATTGTTGAATACTGTAAACATGGAAACCTCTCCAGCTACCTGAAGAGCAAGCGGGGAGAATACAGCCCCTACAAG TGCTTCTACTGTGGTGAACAGAGGAAGCGAGTGGATAGCCAGAGGTGGACGTCTGCAGAGGAGGATGTGGCTGAAGGGGATCTGGGTCTGGGGAAGGTTGCCCAGTTGGACATCTGCACAGGAACAGCTGTCTGTTCCAGCAATGCGGACAAGGCTTCAGGCTGCAGCGTGGATACTCACGAAG AGAGTACAGATGATGACCATCTGACCATGGAAGACCTGATCAGCTACAGCTTCCAGGTGGCCAAAGGAATGGAGTTTCTATCCTCTCGCAAG TGCATCCACCGAGATCTAGCAGCCAGAAACATTCTGCTCTCAGAGAACAACGTTGTGAAGATTTGTGACTTTGGCCTCGCTAGAGATGTCTACAAAGATCCTGACTATGTCCGCAAAGGAGAT GCACGTCTCCCTCTAAAGTGGATGGCTCCGGAGACCATATTTGACCGGGTTTACACCACACAAAGCGATGTTTGGTCCTTCGGCGTCCTTCTTTGGGAGATCTTTTCATTGG GGGCTTCTCCGTATCCGGGTGTTTGCATTGATGAGTCCTTCTGCAGGAGGCTTAAGGAAGGCACCAGGATGAGACCCCCAGAATACGCCACAACCGAAAT ATACCAGACCATGTTGGACTGCTGGCTGGATCGTCCTACAGACAGGCCGACGTTTGCAGAGCTGGTTGAACATCTGGGAAACCTGCTGCAGGCCAGCGCCCAACAG GATGGGAAGGACTACATCCCCCTTACAGCAGGTGAAGCAGAAGGAAGCCCGGTGGCCCTCGACCCCAGGAGCCCCTACAGCGTCCCCCAAAGTGCAGAAATCCTGGAAGCTCAGCTCCACTATGACAACCCGCCTTCCCTTGG ACTGTCCCAGCAGAGTAAGAGGTGCAGTCGGCCGCTCAGTGTGAAGACGTTTGAAGACATCCCTGTAGCACACAGCAGTGTCATG GAGGGCCACACAGACAGCGGTATGGGCTTCTCACCTGAGGAGGCAAAGGGTTTGAATCAGCAGCTTCCAAATACACCCAACTTCAG CCAGCTGCTGCGCTGTAAGAGCAAAGAGTCTCTGGCCTCGGAGTCGTCCAATCAGACGAGCGGCTATCAGTCGGGGTACCACTCTGACGACACCGACACCCCGATCTACGCCAACGAGGAGGTGATCATGAAGCACAACCTGCTGAAGAAGCCTCCGCTGCCCAAGACGCCCGACAAGTTCAACATGGAGATCCGCTACAGCACGCCACCTGTCTGA
- the kdr gene encoding vascular endothelial growth factor receptor 2 isoform X3, with amino-acid sequence MMAHGVSVIPLVGIILEIACVTAIELRFMPDPPTLNIYGVHRMNKTDNLELTCRGRQYLRWTTPPTSARFSTSDCSGSGLFCTTLTITNATVNETGQYQCSYRDLKAEDGKTAAAVYVFVHDYKVPFVPSEKEYEVVFIREGERVVIPCRGSVENLNVTLNTKYPIKELHPDGKDSLWDARTGFTVPTHLISYAGVVSCQTRIGNETFKSPLYIVAVVGYKIYDLTLTPSHVRLSVGERLVLSCTAHTELNVGIEFNWTHSGGALTSVNGSPSSHAVSHKKKLWNSLELSNTLIVENVTVDHTGEFTCTASSGQMEKSASAFLKVYEKPFIDMKEPWTKVWEVNVGDQTSTLIPVKYSAYPEPSFKWLKNGLLLKDGYRIKQKSDALIIHGVTEMDAGNYTVVLSNKITEEEQRRSFQLLVNVPPHIIEKEVAVDNDAYPYGSSPTLRCTARGFPTPAHIQWQWMSKEDCPEAFMSGLSKAELQLEECTGWRDISNSTGNNHVERIMTDTDHTQKKIMSSLKIQKAQAHSLYRCMAANKVGVDSRIIFFHVTRGLEVSMSPSNEPLEEDHVVLRCKADRLIYGNLAWFRVTNVSESEQVASVQPCRSLTLQRRPMPQAVMSTLQGTNVTLELSLPNASRQDEGLYACQVVNIKTKEKTCLLRRVSLKDLEAARIQNNFTDQKVNVSATITLLCEAAGTPNPTVVWTKNNHTVVEGSGVILGQHNHSLTIQRVKKEDSGLYTCTACNSRGCDSSQAYLTTEGAEEKTNVELIVPIGSVVIAMFFWLLIVFVIRGRKRPSGGDLKTGYLSMILDSEDMPMDEQCERLTYDANKWEFPRDRLKLGEPLGRGAFGQVVEAAAFGIEKATTCTTVAVKMLKEGATSSEYRALMSELKILIHIGHHLNVVNLLGACTKPGGPLMVIVEYCKHGNLSSYLKSKRGEYSPYKRKRVDSQRWTSAEEDVAEGDLGLGKVAQLDICTGTAVCSSNADKASGCSVDTHEESTDDDHLTMEDLISYSFQVAKGMEFLSSRKCIHRDLAARNILLSENNVVKICDFGLARDVYKDPDYVRKGDARLPLKWMAPETIFDRVYTTQSDVWSFGVLLWEIFSLGASPYPGVCIDESFCRRLKEGTRMRPPEYATTEIYQTMLDCWLDRPTDRPTFAELVEHLGNLLQASAQQDGKDYIPLTAGEAEGSPVALDPRSPYSVPQSAEILEAQLHYDNPPSLGLSQQSKRCSRPLSVKTFEDIPVAHSSVMEGHTDSGMGFSPEEAKGLNQQLPNTPNFSQLLRCKSKESLASESSNQTSGYQSGYHSDDTDTPIYANEEVIMKHNLLKKPPLPKTPDKFNMEIRYSTPPV; translated from the exons ATGATGGCGCACGGAGTTTCCGTCATTCCACTGGTTGGCATTATTCTGGAAATCGCTTGTGTTACTG CCATCGAACTGCGGTTTATGCCAGATCCACCGACGCTCAACATCTATGGCGTCCATCGGATGAACAAAACTGACAACCTTGAGCTGACATGCAG AGGTCGCCAGTACCTGAGGTGGACGACTCCTCCAACAAGCGCTCGCTTCTCCACTAGTGACTGCAGTGGATCAGGACTCTTCTGCACAACACTGACCATCACCAATGCAACTGTCAATGAGACCGGACAGTATCAGTGTTCCTACAGAGACCTAAAAGCTGAAGATGGCAAGACTGCAGCAGCGGTTTATGTCTTTGTCCATG ATTATAAGGTGCCGTTTGTGCCTTCAGAGAAGGAATATGAGGTGGTGTTCATCCGTGAAGGAGAGCGGGTGGTGATACCGTGCCGAGGCTCGGTTGAGAATCTCAACGTCACACTCAACACT AAGTATCCAATTAAGGAACTTCATCCTGATGGGAAGGACTCTCTGTGGGACGCCAGGACAGGCTTCACTGTTCCTACACATCTGATCAGCTACGCCGGCGTCGTGTCCTGCCAGACTCGCATCGGAAACGAGACTTTTAAGTCCCCGCTCTACATCGTTGCTGTTGTTG GATACAAGATTTATGACCTCACCCTGACCCCCTCGCATGTGAGGCTGTCTGTGGGGGAGCGGCTGGTGCTGAGCTGCACTGCCCACACCGAGCTCAACGTGGGCATCGAATTCAACTGGACGCACTCTGGTGGAGCTCTG ACTTCGGTCAACGGTTCGCCGTCGTCTCACGCCGTCTCCCACAAGAAGAAGCTGTGGAACTCTCTGGAGCTGTCCAACACGCTCATCGTGGAGAACGTGACGGTGGATCACACTGGAGAATTCACCTGCACAGCCTCCAGCGGCCAGATGGAGAAAAGCGCCTCAGCGTTTCTTAAAGTTTATG AAAAGCCTTTTATTGATATGAAGGAGCCGTGGACGAAGGTGTGGGAAGTAAACGTGGGAGATCAAACATCTACGCTGATCCCTGTCAAGTACTCGGCCTACCCCGAACCCAGCTTCAAATG GTTAAAAAACGGCCTCCTACTGAAGGACGGCTACAGAATAAAGCAGAAAAGCGACGCTCTCATCATCCACGGAGTCACAGAAATGGATGCTGGGAATTACACGGTGGTCCTGAGCAATAAGATCACTGAAGAAGAGCAGAGACGCTCTTTCCAGCTGCTAGTTAACG TTCCTCCTCACATCATTGAGAAGGAGGTGGCAGTGGACAACGATGCGTATCCGTATGGCAGCAGCCCCACCCTGAGGTGCACCGCCCGTGGATTTCCCACTCCTGCACACATCCAGTGGCAGTGGATGTCCAAGGAGGACTGTCCAGAGGCCTTCAT GTCTGGACTGTCTAAGGCTGAGTTACAGCTGGAGGAGTGCACAGGTTGGAGAGACATCAGCAACAGCACCGGAAACAACCACGTAGAGCGAATTATGACTGACACAGATCACACGCAAAAG AAAATCATGAGCTCTCTGAAGATTCAGAAAGCCCAGGCTCATTCCCTCTACAGATGCATGGCTGCCAACAAAGTAGGAGTGGATTCACGCATCATCTTTTTTCATGTCACAC GCGGCCTTGAGGTGAGCATGTCTCCATCCAACGAGCCCCTGGAGGAGGACCACGTGGTTCTGCGGTGTAAAGCAGACCGGCTGATCTACGGTAACCTCGCCTGGTTCCGCGTCACCAACGTGTCCGAGTCGGAGCAGGTTGCGTCGGTGCAGCCGTGTCGCTCGTTGACTCTGCAGCGAAGGCCGATGCCGCAGGCCGTGATGTCGACCCTGCAGGGAACCAACGTGACCCTGGAGCTGTCGCTGCCCAACGCTTCCCGCCAGGATGAGGGTCTGTACGCATGTCAGGTGGTGAACATCAAGACAAAGGAGAAAACCTGCCTGCTGCGTCGTGTTTCTCTCAAAG ATCTCGAGGCTGCAAGGATTCAGAACAACTTCACCGACCAAAAAGTCAATGTGAGCGCGACGATCACCCTCCTCTGCGAGGCTGCTGGGACGCCGAACCCGACGGTGGTGTGgaccaaaaacaaccacacTGTGGTGGAGGGCTCAG GTGTGATTCTAGGCCAGCACAACCACAGTCTGACGATTCAGCGCGTGAAGAAGGAGGATAGTGGTCTGTACACCTGCACTGCATGTAACAGCCGAGGCTGCGACTCCTCACAGGCCTACCTGACAACTGAAG gtgCAGAGGAGAAGACTAATGTGGAGCTGATTGTTCCCATTGGGTCAGTGGTCATCGCTATGTTTTTCTGGTTACTGATCGTCTTTGTCATCCGTGGAAGAAAGAGA CCCAGTGGAGGGGATCTGAAGACGGGCTACCTGTCCATGATCCTCGACTCGGAGGACATGCCCATGGACGAGCAGTGTGAAAGGCTCACGTATGATGCCAACAAATGGGAGTTTCCTCGGGACAGACTGAAGCTCG GTGAGCCGCTGGGACGAGGAGCGTTCGGCCAGGTGGTGGAAGCAGCAGCGTTTGGCATCGAGAAAGCCACCACGTGCACAACTGTTGCAGTCAAGATGCTTAAGG AGGGAGCCACATCTAGCGAATACCGGGCCTTGATGTCAGAGCtgaaaattctcatccacatcggACATCACCTCAATGTGGTCAACCTGCTGGGAGCCTGTACGAAGCCTGGAG GACCTCTGATGGTGATTGTTGAATACTGTAAACATGGAAACCTCTCCAGCTACCTGAAGAGCAAGCGGGGAGAATACAGCCCCTACAAG AGGAAGCGAGTGGATAGCCAGAGGTGGACGTCTGCAGAGGAGGATGTGGCTGAAGGGGATCTGGGTCTGGGGAAGGTTGCCCAGTTGGACATCTGCACAGGAACAGCTGTCTGTTCCAGCAATGCGGACAAGGCTTCAGGCTGCAGCGTGGATACTCACGAAG AGAGTACAGATGATGACCATCTGACCATGGAAGACCTGATCAGCTACAGCTTCCAGGTGGCCAAAGGAATGGAGTTTCTATCCTCTCGCAAG TGCATCCACCGAGATCTAGCAGCCAGAAACATTCTGCTCTCAGAGAACAACGTTGTGAAGATTTGTGACTTTGGCCTCGCTAGAGATGTCTACAAAGATCCTGACTATGTCCGCAAAGGAGAT GCACGTCTCCCTCTAAAGTGGATGGCTCCGGAGACCATATTTGACCGGGTTTACACCACACAAAGCGATGTTTGGTCCTTCGGCGTCCTTCTTTGGGAGATCTTTTCATTGG GGGCTTCTCCGTATCCGGGTGTTTGCATTGATGAGTCCTTCTGCAGGAGGCTTAAGGAAGGCACCAGGATGAGACCCCCAGAATACGCCACAACCGAAAT ATACCAGACCATGTTGGACTGCTGGCTGGATCGTCCTACAGACAGGCCGACGTTTGCAGAGCTGGTTGAACATCTGGGAAACCTGCTGCAGGCCAGCGCCCAACAG GATGGGAAGGACTACATCCCCCTTACAGCAGGTGAAGCAGAAGGAAGCCCGGTGGCCCTCGACCCCAGGAGCCCCTACAGCGTCCCCCAAAGTGCAGAAATCCTGGAAGCTCAGCTCCACTATGACAACCCGCCTTCCCTTGG ACTGTCCCAGCAGAGTAAGAGGTGCAGTCGGCCGCTCAGTGTGAAGACGTTTGAAGACATCCCTGTAGCACACAGCAGTGTCATG GAGGGCCACACAGACAGCGGTATGGGCTTCTCACCTGAGGAGGCAAAGGGTTTGAATCAGCAGCTTCCAAATACACCCAACTTCAG CCAGCTGCTGCGCTGTAAGAGCAAAGAGTCTCTGGCCTCGGAGTCGTCCAATCAGACGAGCGGCTATCAGTCGGGGTACCACTCTGACGACACCGACACCCCGATCTACGCCAACGAGGAGGTGATCATGAAGCACAACCTGCTGAAGAAGCCTCCGCTGCCCAAGACGCCCGACAAGTTCAACATGGAGATCCGCTACAGCACGCCACCTGTCTGA